In Desulfosediminicola ganghwensis, a single window of DNA contains:
- a CDS encoding chloride channel protein, protein MTPKRNPLSSYLDRLAPPEGLLLLILSVLVGACTGLAAVLFIKLIHFIQYISYSGLSSAIPILGKWVYLVVPIIGGLLVGPLIMFAQEAKGHGVPEVMQALILRGGRIRPRVAAAKIAASALCIGTGGSAGREGPIVQVGSALGSSLGQILRLSDERIKNLVACGAAAGIAATFNAPIAGVAFAIEVLMCGLQVRHFGNVVIAAVSASIVSQFFFGNRVAFEVPIYTMNSPLELVFYLLLGLSAAVIGIMFIRMLNFSENVFDGWDFPQLLKPAVGAVFLGILGFAYMHLPGVAEPMTGGAHGGSGAVIPHMYGSGFPFIEVAIQGKATLWVLVLLIFLKPLATSFTLGSGNSGGVFAPSLFIGAMLGGAMGHLFNNYFPDIVSSPAAFALVGMAALFSATARAPLTAMLIVFEMSNDYFMILPLMVAGVTATFFAQWLHPESIYTLKLAKRGVRFAEGRDMDIMQGVRVSEVMKTTPVTIHKDQSLSDLMALFQETNLHGFPVMKDGGKVWGIVTLQDIDRAQMKDDFSSTKMKVADVAVEDPITVFPDEPIWVAIQKMSPRDLARLPVVRRGTSGRLAGLISRSDILRAYDVGVMRKQRGQIIDDQVELRKSPDNSFAEFVLTDSDNCNKAMVKEMQIPDTVNLVSIKRGGKIIIPRGSTRLEAGDVVTVYGKVSDIKVLKDVMNSCPLPGKYGNSN, encoded by the coding sequence ATGACACCGAAACGTAATCCTCTCAGTTCCTATCTCGATAGGTTAGCTCCGCCTGAAGGGCTGTTGCTGCTTATCCTCTCCGTGCTGGTCGGTGCATGTACCGGTTTGGCCGCGGTTCTTTTCATTAAACTCATCCATTTTATCCAGTATATTTCCTACAGTGGGCTTTCCTCGGCAATCCCCATTCTCGGGAAGTGGGTCTACCTGGTGGTGCCGATTATTGGCGGCCTGTTAGTCGGCCCGCTGATAATGTTCGCACAGGAAGCGAAGGGCCATGGCGTACCTGAGGTTATGCAGGCGCTCATCCTGCGTGGCGGCCGGATACGGCCTCGAGTGGCAGCGGCCAAGATCGCAGCATCCGCACTCTGCATTGGTACAGGCGGGTCAGCCGGCCGAGAAGGGCCTATTGTTCAGGTCGGTTCTGCGCTGGGCTCCAGCCTTGGCCAGATTCTCAGACTCTCTGACGAGCGGATCAAAAATCTTGTGGCCTGCGGTGCTGCTGCCGGTATCGCGGCAACCTTCAATGCGCCCATTGCCGGAGTCGCGTTCGCCATCGAGGTACTGATGTGCGGATTACAGGTACGCCATTTCGGCAACGTGGTAATCGCCGCAGTTTCGGCCTCCATCGTCAGCCAGTTTTTCTTCGGCAACAGGGTCGCCTTCGAGGTACCGATCTACACCATGAACTCACCACTTGAGTTGGTGTTCTATCTGCTGCTGGGACTCTCCGCCGCCGTCATCGGCATCATGTTCATCAGGATGCTCAACTTCAGTGAGAATGTCTTTGATGGCTGGGATTTTCCCCAACTGCTCAAGCCCGCAGTTGGAGCTGTCTTTCTCGGTATTCTCGGTTTTGCCTATATGCACCTGCCTGGTGTCGCCGAGCCCATGACCGGTGGAGCACATGGCGGCTCCGGTGCAGTTATCCCGCATATGTACGGCTCCGGCTTTCCCTTCATTGAAGTCGCTATCCAGGGGAAAGCGACACTCTGGGTACTGGTACTGCTCATCTTCCTTAAACCCCTTGCCACTTCATTTACACTCGGCTCCGGCAACTCCGGCGGTGTCTTCGCTCCATCCCTTTTCATTGGTGCGATGCTGGGTGGAGCCATGGGACATCTTTTCAACAACTATTTCCCGGATATCGTCAGCAGCCCCGCCGCTTTTGCCCTGGTCGGCATGGCAGCCCTTTTTTCCGCTACTGCCCGGGCCCCGCTTACAGCCATGCTCATTGTCTTTGAGATGAGTAACGATTACTTCATGATCCTGCCCCTGATGGTTGCAGGTGTCACAGCCACCTTCTTTGCCCAGTGGCTGCATCCTGAATCGATATACACCCTCAAGCTCGCAAAACGTGGTGTTCGTTTTGCAGAAGGCCGGGATATGGATATCATGCAGGGTGTGCGGGTCAGTGAAGTCATGAAGACTACACCCGTGACCATCCACAAAGATCAATCATTGTCGGATCTTATGGCTCTGTTTCAGGAGACCAACCTGCATGGCTTTCCGGTAATGAAGGATGGCGGCAAGGTCTGGGGTATCGTCACTCTTCAGGATATCGACCGGGCCCAGATGAAAGATGATTTCTCCTCCACAAAGATGAAGGTAGCCGATGTAGCCGTGGAAGACCCGATTACGGTTTTTCCCGATGAGCCAATCTGGGTCGCCATCCAGAAGATGTCACCACGGGATCTGGCACGCCTGCCGGTGGTTCGCCGCGGCACCTCCGGGCGTCTTGCAGGTCTCATCAGCAGAAGTGACATTCTTCGCGCCTATGATGTCGGTGTTATGCGTAAGCAAAGAGGCCAGATAATCGACGATCAGGTCGAGCTGAGAAAATCACCTGATAACAGCTTTGCCGAGTTCGTACTCACAGATAGCGACAACTGCAATAAAGCCATGGTGAAAGAGATGCAGATACCGGATACGGTCAACCTCGTATCCATCAAGCGCGGTGGCAAAATTATCATTCCCCGCGGTTCAACCCGCCTGGAAGCTGGTGATGTGGTTACAGTCTACGGCAAGGTCAGTGATATCAAGGTACTTAAAGATGTAATGAACAGTTGCCCGCTCCCCGGCAAGTACGGCAACAGCAACTAA
- the aroC gene encoding chorismate synthase: MSSNFGTIYRVSTFGESHCKAVGVVIDGCPPGLDLVEADIQPQLDRRRPGQSSLSTDRQEQDRVTILSGTENGKTLGTPIALQVANRDQRPGDYGEMAAIPRPSHADYTYQMKYGIRASSGGGRSSARETIGTVAAGAVADKILRLKYGIEIVAWVGSVGNINSREPDHLTISREWVDETRVRCPDKNAAIEMEKLIVELKDAGDSIGGTVSCVIRNVPAGLGEPTYEKLEAKLAQAMLAIPATKGFEIGSGFSGSRLRGSVHNDPFIKKGNILGTATNNSGGIQGGISNGEPIFFRIAFKPPATISLPQDTVNFQGEPATLEAKGRHDPCVVPRAVAIIESMSALVILDMAMRQEARIATKF, encoded by the coding sequence ATGTCGAGTAATTTTGGAACAATTTATCGTGTCAGTACCTTTGGCGAATCCCACTGTAAAGCCGTGGGTGTGGTCATAGACGGTTGCCCTCCGGGCTTGGACCTGGTAGAAGCTGACATCCAGCCCCAACTTGACAGAAGACGTCCCGGCCAGTCCTCTCTTTCCACGGACAGGCAGGAACAGGATCGGGTGACAATCCTCTCCGGTACAGAAAACGGCAAGACCCTGGGTACTCCTATTGCGCTGCAAGTGGCGAATCGCGACCAGAGGCCAGGTGATTATGGAGAGATGGCTGCCATCCCCCGTCCATCCCATGCCGATTATACCTACCAGATGAAATATGGTATTCGTGCCTCTTCCGGCGGCGGGCGCTCCAGCGCCAGAGAGACTATCGGTACCGTGGCAGCAGGAGCCGTTGCCGATAAAATACTGCGTCTGAAATATGGCATTGAAATTGTTGCCTGGGTTGGGAGTGTCGGTAACATCAATTCCCGCGAACCGGACCACCTGACAATCAGCCGTGAGTGGGTCGATGAAACACGGGTTCGCTGTCCGGACAAAAATGCTGCTATAGAAATGGAAAAACTCATCGTAGAACTCAAAGATGCGGGTGATTCCATAGGGGGAACCGTCTCCTGCGTTATCCGTAACGTTCCCGCCGGCCTCGGTGAACCGACCTACGAGAAACTGGAAGCCAAACTGGCTCAGGCGATGCTCGCCATACCCGCGACTAAAGGCTTTGAGATTGGCTCAGGTTTCAGCGGCAGCAGACTGCGCGGCTCGGTACATAATGACCCGTTCATCAAAAAGGGCAATATACTCGGTACAGCCACCAACAACTCCGGCGGTATCCAGGGCGGCATATCCAACGGAGAGCCGATCTTTTTCAGGATCGCCTTCAAGCCACCGGCAACTATTTCCCTCCCCCAGGACACCGTTAATTTTCAGGGCGAACCAGCCACCCTGGAGGCCAAGGGCCGTCACGACCCATGCGTGGTTCCACGGGCAGTGGCTATCATCGAATCCATGTCGGCGCTGGTCATCCTTGACATGGCCATGCGCCAGGAGGCTCGTATTGCTACTAAATTCTAA
- a CDS encoding glucosaminidase domain-containing protein — protein sequence MNMKVDRWLFFPLYTIFSVLFCLVVYHCLVPELREGGRFDGSGHTVFTIDGAEGFALLLDEYESSLLEVRESADVKSLYPENLPHDLHALPIPEKTSIFISLVLPSVLRVNAEIAETRNEVVRLITKKENFQRLTAKEEWWLNRVARSYGCRPDDTTQLMMRVDEVPPALALAQAITESGWGTSRFAREGNALYGLHMPSKSDGNYIVSRKGNVKVAAFDSVYEATRSYMHSLNRVYAYSEFRAQRAAMREKGQAVTGHDLAVNLYSYSELGDRYIRDLQFLIKQYQLEELNKTVLLPEKRENRVRFSR from the coding sequence ATGAACATGAAAGTAGACCGTTGGTTGTTTTTTCCTCTGTATACGATCTTCTCAGTACTCTTTTGTCTGGTTGTATATCATTGTCTGGTGCCGGAATTACGTGAAGGCGGCAGATTCGATGGGAGTGGGCACACTGTCTTTACCATCGACGGTGCCGAGGGGTTTGCCCTTCTGCTCGATGAGTATGAAAGTAGCTTGCTGGAAGTCCGGGAGAGTGCGGATGTAAAATCCCTTTATCCGGAAAATTTACCCCATGACCTTCATGCATTACCGATACCCGAGAAAACGTCGATCTTCATCTCTCTGGTGTTGCCCAGCGTTTTGCGTGTAAATGCGGAGATCGCCGAAACGCGGAACGAGGTGGTCCGGCTTATTACCAAAAAAGAGAACTTTCAGCGTCTGACAGCTAAAGAGGAGTGGTGGTTGAACAGAGTTGCCCGGTCTTATGGCTGCAGACCGGATGATACAACTCAGCTCATGATGCGTGTGGATGAGGTCCCGCCAGCTTTGGCCCTGGCCCAGGCAATTACCGAATCGGGGTGGGGGACTTCGCGCTTTGCCCGTGAAGGAAATGCCCTTTATGGACTTCATATGCCGAGCAAAAGTGATGGTAACTACATAGTCTCCCGGAAGGGTAATGTGAAAGTGGCGGCATTTGACTCCGTCTACGAGGCGACCAGGAGTTATATGCATAGCCTTAACAGGGTATATGCCTACAGTGAATTTCGCGCCCAGAGGGCGGCTATGAGGGAAAAAGGACAGGCTGTCACGGGTCATGATCTCGCTGTCAATCTCTATTCATACTCGGAGTTGGGCGACAGGTATATCAGGGATTTGCAGTTCCTGATTAAGCAGTATCAGCTTGAAGAGCTGAATAAGACGGTATTGTTACCAGAAAAACGTGAAAACAGGGTCCGCTTTTCCCGGTAG
- the nudC gene encoding NAD(+) diphosphatase, with protein MSDLFSLQKPFQPHCRQTTAAAGPMFWFILQKGTLYLEGNSQGSVVPFAQEPPVDAEQIKYSRCIGVYDGVPCMVIELDPSAVVSLPLNGVTMRAAHGHIGSDHWTIAGRASQVLRWRRDHRFCGRCGSEMVEDKHDLLCRCPGCGYFNYPRLSPAVIMSVVRGDEILLGRSPHFPNGMYSVLAGYVEPGETLEEAVKREVYEETRIEVTDIRYINSQSWPFPHSLMVGFSARYASGELQPDGDELEDAAWFTPDNLPQLPSRISISRHLIELFLQSLAK; from the coding sequence GTGTCTGATCTGTTCTCCCTTCAAAAACCCTTTCAACCGCATTGCAGGCAAACGACTGCTGCTGCCGGGCCAATGTTCTGGTTTATCTTGCAAAAGGGCACTCTCTACCTGGAGGGGAACTCTCAGGGTTCTGTTGTACCCTTCGCTCAGGAGCCGCCTGTCGATGCCGAGCAAATCAAGTATAGCCGGTGTATTGGTGTCTATGATGGTGTCCCCTGCATGGTCATCGAGCTTGATCCGTCAGCTGTTGTTTCTTTACCCTTGAACGGAGTAACGATGAGAGCTGCCCACGGCCACATTGGCAGTGACCACTGGACCATCGCCGGCAGAGCCAGCCAGGTACTGCGCTGGCGCCGGGATCACCGATTCTGCGGCAGATGCGGATCGGAGATGGTGGAGGATAAGCACGACCTGCTGTGCAGGTGCCCTGGCTGTGGCTATTTCAACTACCCGCGTTTGTCGCCGGCGGTGATCATGTCGGTGGTTCGGGGCGATGAAATCCTGCTTGGTCGCTCTCCCCACTTTCCCAATGGCATGTATAGTGTACTGGCCGGTTATGTGGAGCCGGGTGAAACCCTGGAGGAAGCTGTCAAAAGAGAAGTGTATGAAGAGACCAGAATTGAAGTAACCGACATCCGGTACATTAACAGCCAGTCCTGGCCCTTTCCCCACTCCCTGATGGTAGGTTTCAGTGCCAGATACGCCAGCGGTGAACTGCAGCCGGACGGTGATGAACTTGAAGACGCCGCCTGGTTTACGCCAGACAACCTGCCACAACTGCCCTCCAGAATCAGCATTTCAAGACATCTGATTGAACTTTTCCTGCAGTCTCTGGCAAAATAA
- a CDS encoding histidinol-phosphatase, which yields MSTAQYVSVHGGHSGQFCHHATDTLEEIITSYIKHGFAWVGITEHVPGRTEELLYPDQKAAGLTPEFLLERFGRYMGECKRLQEKYAGQLQIFAAMEIETYSGYDTFIPSLIEKYQPDYLVGSVHFVDDLGFDYSKEQYDETADAVGGYDKMYCRYFDIQHEMLERLRPAVVGHFDLIRIFDADYKSRLLKPEINERVERNLEVIKKHDLIMDLNLRSLLKGAEEPYITGSILQKARDMGISVVPGDDSHGLGNIHVNMDRAIAILQDLGFTTNWPKPTLYSYE from the coding sequence ATGAGTACAGCGCAGTATGTATCGGTCCATGGCGGTCACAGTGGGCAATTTTGCCACCACGCGACAGACACCCTGGAAGAAATAATCACCTCGTATATCAAGCACGGCTTCGCCTGGGTTGGCATTACCGAGCACGTCCCCGGCCGCACCGAAGAGCTGCTCTATCCAGACCAGAAAGCCGCTGGTCTCACCCCGGAATTTCTGCTGGAACGATTCGGCCGTTACATGGGCGAATGCAAAAGGCTTCAGGAAAAGTATGCTGGACAGTTGCAGATTTTCGCAGCCATGGAAATCGAAACCTACAGCGGTTACGATACGTTCATCCCAAGTTTGATAGAAAAATATCAACCTGATTATCTGGTCGGTTCAGTGCATTTCGTTGACGATCTAGGCTTTGACTACTCCAAAGAACAGTACGACGAGACTGCCGACGCCGTAGGCGGTTACGACAAAATGTATTGCCGTTATTTCGATATTCAGCACGAGATGCTCGAGCGATTGCGACCAGCGGTGGTGGGTCACTTCGACCTGATTCGAATTTTTGATGCCGACTACAAGTCACGTCTGCTTAAACCGGAAATAAACGAACGCGTTGAGCGAAACCTGGAAGTGATTAAAAAACACGACCTGATAATGGATTTAAACCTCAGATCGTTGCTCAAGGGAGCTGAAGAACCATATATAACCGGCTCAATTCTGCAAAAAGCCCGCGACATGGGGATATCAGTCGTGCCGGGTGATGACTCGCACGGTCTTGGCAACATCCACGTAAATATGGATCGCGCTATAGCAATTCTCCAGGATCTCGGTTTCACTACCAATTGGCCAAAGCCAACACTTTACAGCTACGAATAG
- the phnP gene encoding phosphonate metabolism protein PhnP: MQLAFLGTGNCAGIPVYGCDCQVCSDSRNNPELKRGSLCARINTGGQTILIDAGIPYLGEICPADQIDAILLSHYHIDHVMGLFPMRWGVRDEQIAVLGPDDPDGCADLHKHNGIFDFSRTLQPFETVRIADLEVTTVALNHSRPSLGFCLSTADARLAWLADTSGLPTETVQFLQSFQPEIIILDCTFPPLEQAHQSHNDINAALAIHENVGPYQTYLAHIDHTLDLWLRKNPDALPENVHVARDFMTLSL, encoded by the coding sequence ATGCAACTTGCCTTTCTAGGGACCGGAAACTGTGCAGGAATACCCGTATATGGGTGTGACTGCCAAGTCTGCAGCGACAGCCGCAACAACCCGGAACTGAAACGGGGCTCGCTCTGCGCCCGCATCAACACCGGAGGGCAGACCATACTCATCGACGCCGGCATCCCTTATCTTGGCGAGATCTGCCCGGCCGACCAAATCGACGCAATCCTGCTGAGTCATTATCACATCGACCACGTGATGGGGCTCTTCCCGATGCGCTGGGGGGTGAGAGATGAGCAGATAGCGGTACTTGGCCCCGATGATCCCGACGGCTGTGCCGACCTGCACAAACATAACGGCATCTTTGATTTTTCCCGGACTTTGCAACCATTCGAAACTGTCAGGATAGCTGATCTTGAAGTTACCACTGTTGCGCTCAATCACTCCAGGCCATCCCTCGGCTTTTGCCTTTCCACAGCCGACGCCCGCCTCGCCTGGCTAGCGGACACAAGCGGTTTACCTACAGAGACAGTTCAATTCCTGCAGAGCTTCCAGCCTGAAATTATCATCTTAGACTGTACCTTCCCGCCATTGGAGCAGGCTCATCAAAGCCATAACGATATCAACGCGGCTTTAGCCATACATGAAAATGTCGGCCCCTACCAGACCTACCTGGCCCACATCGATCACACTCTGGATCTCTGGCTCAGGAAAAACCCCGACGCATTGCCGGAAAATGTCCATGTAGCCCGGGATTTTATGACGCTATCGCTATAA
- a CDS encoding tetratricopeptide repeat protein: protein MHNNTRHELLKFLFSLPTRLTQVGWSSAPFSTHRLTAICTILLFTLSSPALPRAAAKLPTVSMSHEGADCLKRADWQCAINLLISEYEDRGDRSGIQYYIAHAFRQLGRNAFENTNLLEAQELFEQAVSYNDEDPTLYAELGRIYLEQSLYEEAVTTFSRAYALDSINPHYAETLAQIHYLSGSLEDAIDYLEIAIALQPDRRDLTLRLTQLKAKEQSENNGVTQISQVFRLNAGDDIAREQINSIWRMLEDAWYHVGLELDFYPKRQITVYLVNSETFQTENGVPAWSGGVYEGRISLPLQSDEPEQTAEIITHEYTHALLYDAMAYRCPWWLNEGLAQYLSLSSQKRLQVILGAIRGQKQTGDWSKTAPELAELNETIKGSKQAALAYGLALSATDYLIDRYTIVTLRAILHSMAGGKKFEQALYENTGMTFTEFQDSWWRQL from the coding sequence ATGCACAACAATACCCGCCATGAGTTACTGAAATTTCTCTTTTCGCTGCCGACCCGATTGACACAGGTCGGGTGGTCCTCTGCACCCTTTTCAACGCACCGTCTCACGGCTATCTGTACCATCCTGCTGTTTACTCTCTCCTCCCCGGCATTGCCCAGGGCTGCCGCCAAACTGCCGACAGTCTCCATGAGTCATGAAGGTGCCGACTGCCTCAAGAGAGCTGACTGGCAATGTGCAATCAACCTCCTCATCTCGGAATATGAAGACCGGGGAGATCGCTCAGGTATACAGTATTATATCGCCCACGCCTTCCGCCAGCTCGGACGCAATGCTTTTGAAAACACCAATCTGCTTGAAGCCCAGGAACTGTTTGAACAGGCTGTCTCTTACAATGATGAAGACCCGACCCTTTATGCAGAGTTGGGCAGAATTTATCTCGAGCAGTCGCTGTACGAAGAAGCAGTAACGACATTTTCCCGCGCCTATGCTCTGGATAGCATTAACCCACATTATGCCGAGACCCTGGCCCAGATACACTACCTCAGCGGTTCACTGGAAGATGCTATAGATTATCTCGAAATTGCTATCGCCTTGCAGCCCGACCGCAGGGACCTTACCCTACGGCTGACCCAGCTCAAGGCAAAAGAGCAGTCTGAAAATAACGGCGTAACCCAGATAAGCCAGGTATTTCGTTTAAACGCCGGAGATGACATAGCACGCGAACAAATCAACAGTATCTGGAGAATGCTCGAAGACGCCTGGTACCATGTCGGCCTTGAATTGGATTTTTATCCCAAGCGGCAAATCACAGTTTATCTGGTCAATTCAGAAACATTCCAAACTGAAAATGGGGTCCCCGCCTGGTCTGGTGGAGTCTACGAGGGCAGAATCAGCTTGCCGCTCCAGAGCGATGAGCCTGAACAAACAGCAGAAATCATCACCCATGAGTATACCCACGCCCTGCTTTACGACGCCATGGCCTACCGCTGCCCCTGGTGGCTCAATGAGGGGCTTGCTCAATATCTTTCACTCTCGAGTCAAAAGAGATTACAGGTTATACTTGGTGCGATCAGGGGGCAAAAACAGACCGGAGACTGGTCAAAAACTGCTCCGGAGCTGGCGGAACTCAACGAAACGATCAAAGGCTCAAAACAGGCGGCGCTCGCCTATGGGCTGGCTCTTTCAGCGACTGATTACCTGATCGACCGTTATACAATTGTCACTCTGCGGGCTATCCTGCATTCCATGGCCGGGGGAAAAAAATTCGAGCAGGCCCTCTATGAAAATACAGGGATGACTTTTACCGAATTCCAGGACTCATGGTGGAGACAACTTTGA
- a CDS encoding carboxyl transferase domain-containing protein, giving the protein MNELLKKLLKIEERVNYLLQIKDYNNWGNLEGFKETCDQLKQTLYDHTEEELLGEIRKLNESISFLEERAEEHLTPMERVRIVRSIQRFSLKDILENVYEDYTELGGEEDANVDPAMICAKATLVRRIKNKTHTSTVMVIGQESGHGEEFRNGGSCKPEGNEKAMRFMKVAETEGIPIHSYIFTPGSYPVEEYPGAAQQIARNIYAMSKLRIPVISMISEGGSGGAEAIGLSDYRLMASHGYYSVISPEGAAAIEGRIREGSKVPKELIEVCADRLRLTAFDNIKQGTIDRVIQEPQLGARRDDFAFFATLRNEMIRATDHVVLETKSFKAFRSWEVRRKKTGKDAEDQVLVNWELNREETKRLLALRSKKYLTMARNGYTGSPDSSLSLYTLARVASEKAYYKIRYDILKNHKKQVGNVIQDVSGEGSVMLKRLTEPVSTMINLISKKSGKKPTRLLTYTPTNGNGDAERPLSDPLELTDTYTSPLANEDRTVSCPNADKHGCKDLWIPDLYGEFGGVCETCGHHFPLEYQWYLKNIFDAGTIRFFNSGLASGNPLDYTGFADRLNASKKKTGYKAGNLTFHAKVNDIKIVTTMLYSDFRNGTVGSAEGEKFVQACAIAKRKKRPLLAYVHTTGGIRIQEGTLGVVQMPKCTVAVREYIDSGGLYIVVYDNNSYAGPVASFLGCSPYQFAIRSSRVGFAGPRVIRETTGIDIPPDYHSARNALRRGHIQGIWDRREFRRNLHKALQTMGSPHLYYR; this is encoded by the coding sequence ATGAACGAATTACTAAAAAAACTTCTGAAAATCGAAGAACGGGTCAATTACCTGCTCCAGATTAAAGATTACAATAACTGGGGGAACCTGGAGGGGTTCAAGGAGACCTGCGATCAACTGAAGCAGACACTCTACGACCACACCGAGGAAGAACTCCTGGGAGAGATTCGCAAGCTCAACGAGTCGATCAGTTTTCTTGAGGAAAGGGCCGAGGAACATCTCACCCCTATGGAACGAGTGCGCATCGTCCGCTCAATCCAGCGTTTCAGCCTTAAAGACATCCTCGAAAATGTCTACGAGGACTACACCGAACTCGGTGGTGAAGAAGACGCCAACGTCGACCCGGCGATGATTTGCGCCAAGGCAACCCTCGTTCGCCGGATCAAGAACAAGACCCACACCTCCACGGTCATGGTTATCGGCCAGGAGAGCGGTCACGGCGAGGAGTTCCGCAACGGTGGCTCCTGTAAACCTGAAGGGAACGAGAAAGCTATGCGTTTCATGAAGGTTGCGGAAACTGAAGGTATTCCGATCCATAGCTACATTTTCACCCCGGGATCCTACCCGGTAGAGGAATACCCCGGCGCCGCCCAGCAGATCGCGCGCAATATCTACGCTATGTCCAAGCTCCGCATTCCTGTGATCTCCATGATCTCGGAAGGTGGTTCCGGCGGTGCAGAAGCAATCGGCCTCTCCGATTACCGACTGATGGCAAGTCACGGCTACTACTCGGTTATCTCTCCAGAGGGTGCCGCGGCCATTGAAGGACGTATTCGCGAAGGCTCCAAAGTACCTAAAGAACTGATTGAGGTGTGTGCAGATCGTTTGCGCCTCACCGCTTTCGACAATATAAAACAAGGCACTATAGACAGGGTTATTCAGGAACCGCAGCTTGGCGCACGTCGCGACGACTTCGCCTTTTTTGCCACCCTTCGCAACGAGATGATCAGAGCTACCGATCATGTCGTGCTGGAGACCAAAAGCTTTAAGGCGTTCCGATCCTGGGAAGTCAGGCGAAAAAAAACCGGTAAGGATGCTGAAGACCAGGTGCTGGTCAACTGGGAGCTCAACCGCGAAGAGACCAAACGTCTTCTTGCGCTGCGCTCAAAAAAGTATCTTACCATGGCCAGAAATGGTTATACAGGTTCGCCCGATTCATCCCTCAGCCTATATACCCTCGCCCGGGTTGCTTCGGAAAAAGCCTACTATAAAATCCGTTACGACATCCTGAAAAATCACAAGAAACAGGTTGGCAATGTGATTCAGGACGTATCCGGCGAAGGTTCGGTAATGCTCAAACGATTGACCGAACCGGTTTCCACGATGATAAACCTCATCTCCAAAAAATCCGGCAAAAAGCCAACCAGGCTTTTGACCTATACTCCAACCAACGGCAACGGTGACGCTGAACGTCCCCTGAGCGACCCGCTGGAACTGACGGATACCTACACCAGTCCGCTTGCCAACGAGGACCGCACCGTGAGTTGTCCCAATGCAGACAAACACGGTTGCAAGGATCTCTGGATTCCTGATCTTTATGGCGAGTTTGGCGGTGTCTGCGAGACCTGCGGACACCACTTTCCGCTGGAGTACCAGTGGTACCTGAAAAACATCTTCGATGCAGGCACCATCCGCTTCTTCAACTCAGGCCTTGCTTCCGGCAACCCGCTTGACTACACCGGCTTCGCCGACAGGTTGAACGCCAGTAAGAAGAAGACCGGCTACAAGGCAGGAAACCTCACCTTTCACGCCAAGGTGAACGATATCAAAATCGTCACCACCATGCTCTACTCCGATTTCAGAAACGGTACCGTGGGTAGCGCTGAAGGCGAGAAATTCGTGCAGGCCTGTGCCATCGCCAAGCGTAAGAAACGACCACTGCTTGCCTATGTACACACCACCGGCGGAATCCGTATTCAGGAGGGAACCCTTGGTGTCGTGCAGATGCCGAAGTGTACCGTGGCAGTGCGTGAATACATCGATTCGGGTGGCCTGTACATCGTTGTTTACGACAACAACAGTTACGCCGGCCCGGTTGCATCGTTTCTCGGCTGCTCCCCCTACCAATTCGCAATTCGCTCAAGCCGGGTAGGGTTTGCCGGCCCGCGGGTTATCAGGGAAACCACCGGAATCGATATTCCGCCCGATTACCACTCGGCCAGAAACGCGCTGCGCCGCGGCCACATTCAGGGTATCTGGGATCGTCGCGAGTTCCGTCGTAATCTGCACAAGGCACTGCAAACCATGGGCAGTCCGCATCTTTACTATAGATGA